A genomic window from Pseudoalteromonas piratica includes:
- a CDS encoding sterol desaturase family protein — MLELLTKSLSELPSYFSDANKRIFYIYLLSAVALALPVYFAASTKRSPVGFLKFLFPKSVWLAKSAKQDYALWVANKLLKALLFGPIVLTMAPIAIALSDLLEWSFGHIEPIALAKWQIITFFTFLLFIIDDFTRFLLHYALHKVPFLWEFHKVHHSAKVLTPFTIYRSHPVESYLYACRMAIVQGTAVGIGYYLFADAISMFDVLGANVFVFLFNLFGSNLRHSHIWLSWGDKLEGIFISPAQHQIHHSDNPQHFDTNLGSALAIWDRMTGTLIKASEVGKISIGVGQYDCGHDSLFAIYTKPFIESAKSLNLSVKKGVTKLRLNKHTDKTRG, encoded by the coding sequence GTGTTAGAACTACTTACTAAAAGTTTAAGCGAATTACCGAGTTATTTTAGTGATGCTAACAAGCGCATTTTTTATATTTATTTATTAAGTGCGGTGGCTTTGGCATTACCCGTATATTTCGCCGCTTCCACTAAACGAAGCCCTGTTGGCTTTCTAAAGTTTCTTTTTCCTAAATCTGTTTGGCTTGCTAAGAGTGCTAAGCAAGATTACGCCCTTTGGGTTGCGAACAAACTGTTAAAAGCATTATTATTTGGTCCAATTGTATTGACCATGGCACCGATTGCTATTGCATTAAGTGATTTGTTGGAATGGTCATTTGGTCATATCGAGCCAATAGCACTTGCGAAATGGCAAATCATTACCTTTTTTACATTTTTACTTTTTATAATCGACGATTTTACGCGTTTTTTACTGCATTACGCGCTACATAAAGTCCCATTTTTATGGGAGTTTCACAAAGTACACCACAGTGCCAAAGTACTTACACCGTTTACCATTTATCGTTCGCACCCTGTTGAGAGTTATTTATACGCGTGTCGTATGGCAATCGTGCAGGGCACTGCAGTCGGAATAGGGTATTACTTGTTTGCCGATGCCATTAGCATGTTTGATGTGCTTGGCGCCAATGTATTTGTCTTTTTGTTTAATTTATTTGGTTCCAATTTACGTCACTCACATATTTGGTTGTCTTGGGGTGATAAGCTAGAGGGGATATTTATTAGCCCAGCACAGCATCAAATTCATCATAGTGATAATCCCCAACACTTTGATACTAATCTTGGCTCAGCACTTGCGATTTGGGACAGAATGACTGGGACCCTAATTAAGGCATCTGAAGTGGGTAAAATTTCGATAGGTGTTGGCCAATATGATTGTGGTCATGACTCACTTTTTGCAATTTATACAAAACCGTTTATTGAATCAGCCAAATCATTAAATCTCAGCGTCAAAAAAGGCGTAACTAAATTACGCCTCAATAAACATACGGATAAAACGCGCGGCTAA
- a CDS encoding aminoacyl-histidine dipeptidase translates to MMQLSQLSPQPLWQIFEKICSIPHPSKHEQKISAWIQQFATDLGLDVKEDKVGNLIIKKPATTGMENRKGVILQAHMDMVPQKNNDKQHDFVNDPIEAYVDGEWVTANGTTLGADNGIGLAASLAVLQSADIKHGPLEVLVTIDEEAGMTGAFGLEAGWLDGEILLNTDSEDEGEVYMGCAGGIDVNIELPVEWETTDATKAAINVSLNGLKGGHSGVDIHLGRGNANKLLVRMLSLLDIDYSIASIQGGSLRNAIPREAEVTLIIDHQDKAALNTALNNINRLFLAELSKIEPNILISINDVELPEKQLAKVSQTAVINSINGCVNGVIRMSDTIEGIVETSTNLGVVLTKDNHISVKCLVRSLIDSARTNTQNMIASTFTLAGASVTFTGAYPGWEPKDDSQIKDILRETYQGMFGSLPKIMVIHAGLECGLFKDAYPHWDMVSFGPTIRFPHSPDEKVKIDTVEPFFNLLVEVLGNIPNKA, encoded by the coding sequence GTGATGCAACTCTCTCAATTATCGCCACAACCGCTGTGGCAAATTTTCGAAAAAATATGCAGTATTCCTCACCCGAGTAAACACGAACAAAAAATATCAGCATGGATCCAACAATTTGCCACTGACCTTGGTCTTGATGTTAAAGAAGACAAGGTTGGAAATTTAATCATTAAAAAGCCAGCGACAACAGGAATGGAAAATCGCAAAGGTGTTATTTTACAAGCGCATATGGATATGGTGCCGCAAAAAAATAACGATAAACAACATGATTTTGTAAACGACCCTATTGAAGCCTACGTTGACGGCGAATGGGTAACTGCCAATGGTACAACCCTAGGAGCAGATAACGGTATTGGCCTTGCCGCCAGTTTAGCTGTACTGCAAAGTGCAGACATTAAACATGGTCCGCTTGAAGTATTAGTTACTATAGACGAAGAAGCCGGTATGACTGGCGCTTTTGGTTTAGAAGCAGGCTGGCTTGATGGTGAAATTTTACTTAATACCGACTCAGAAGACGAAGGCGAAGTTTACATGGGTTGTGCAGGTGGTATTGATGTAAACATTGAATTACCCGTTGAGTGGGAAACCACAGATGCAACTAAAGCGGCAATTAACGTATCTCTTAATGGCTTAAAAGGTGGTCATTCTGGTGTTGATATTCACCTTGGTCGCGGCAATGCCAATAAGTTGCTTGTTAGAATGTTAAGCTTACTAGATATTGACTATTCAATTGCAAGTATTCAAGGTGGATCGCTTAGAAATGCAATCCCCCGCGAAGCTGAAGTCACCCTAATCATTGATCACCAAGATAAAGCAGCCCTAAACACAGCATTAAACAATATTAATCGCTTATTCCTTGCCGAGTTAAGTAAGATAGAGCCTAATATTTTAATTTCTATTAATGATGTTGAACTGCCTGAAAAGCAACTTGCTAAAGTGTCACAAACTGCGGTAATTAACAGCATTAATGGCTGTGTTAATGGTGTAATTCGCATGAGCGATACCATTGAGGGCATCGTTGAAACCTCAACTAACCTGGGTGTGGTATTAACCAAAGACAATCATATTAGTGTTAAATGTCTTGTACGTTCATTAATTGATAGCGCGCGCACAAATACACAAAATATGATTGCATCGACCTTTACGCTTGCTGGTGCAAGCGTTACCTTCACTGGCGCTTATCCTGGTTGGGAGCCAAAAGACGACTCACAGATTAAAGATATTTTACGAGAAACGTATCAAGGCATGTTTGGCTCATTGCCTAAAATTATGGTGATCCACGCGGGTCTTGAGTGTGGTTTATTTAAAGATGCCTATCCGCATTGGGATATGGTGTCATTTGGCCCAACGATTCGATTCCCTCATTCGCCAGATGAAAAGGTGAAAATCGACACGGTTGAGCCTTTCTTTAACCTATTAGTTGAAGTGCTTGGTAATATCCCAAACAAAGCATAA
- a CDS encoding DUF3820 family protein produces MLADKQALLDAINQPMPFGKYAGCPLLKLPEPYLVWFKQKGFPEGKLGQQLALIYEVKRNGLEKVLMPLLK; encoded by the coding sequence ATGCTTGCAGACAAACAAGCGTTGTTAGACGCTATCAATCAGCCAATGCCATTTGGTAAATATGCTGGCTGTCCTCTCTTAAAACTCCCAGAACCTTACTTAGTGTGGTTCAAACAAAAAGGTTTTCCTGAAGGAAAGCTTGGTCAGCAACTCGCATTAATATATGAAGTAAAACGTAATGGCCTTGAAAAAGTGTTAATGCCATTGCTCAAGTAA
- a CDS encoding cation:proton antiporter family protein: MELLFYATAFICGFVILQFKLPPLIGFLCAGFILNIAGYQSTALLEQMANLGVTLLLFSIGLKLKIGNLVKAQVWGPATLHIVLCSLLFWGSLLGLSWLKLPLFSELSTQSAAILAFALSFSSTVFAVKVLEERGEMSSLHGKVAIGILVMQDIFAVVFLAISTGKIPNYWAIALVCALPLVRPAFYWMLGRSKHGEVLPLFGFFFALVVGYHAFEFAGLKGDLGALIIGMILAPHKKAGELSKALLSFKDLFLVGFFLTIGLNAELTLHALMVATILILVLPLKILLYYVLTNAFHLRARTSLLGAFSLSNYSEFGLIVCALAVSSGWLTGEWLAVVAIAVSITFIAASPLNKKSNELYVKFENYLLKFESEKRLAEEMPVNLNQTKILIFGMGRVGTGAYETIAQTYPNSVAGVDINPETVERHTNRGRFAILADATDPDFWNRINHSEVEMVMLAMPKHAQNIFALERLKASGFTGQVTAIANYPDQQKELEDMGVHSTFNFYLEAGSGFAEHVKEKVFSIPNSQR, translated from the coding sequence ATGGAATTATTGTTTTACGCAACCGCCTTCATCTGTGGCTTTGTTATTTTACAGTTTAAGTTACCACCCTTGATCGGTTTCTTATGCGCAGGCTTTATTTTAAACATCGCGGGCTATCAAAGTACCGCTTTACTTGAGCAAATGGCAAACCTTGGGGTTACGCTATTGCTCTTTAGCATTGGTTTAAAACTTAAAATTGGCAACTTAGTAAAAGCCCAAGTGTGGGGGCCTGCCACATTACATATTGTGCTGTGTAGTTTATTATTCTGGGGATCCCTGCTTGGACTAAGCTGGCTAAAATTACCCCTATTTTCGGAGCTATCAACGCAATCGGCCGCAATATTAGCGTTTGCACTAAGCTTCTCATCAACTGTTTTCGCTGTAAAGGTATTAGAAGAACGCGGTGAAATGAGCAGTTTGCACGGAAAAGTAGCCATTGGTATTCTAGTCATGCAGGATATCTTCGCCGTTGTTTTTCTAGCTATCAGCACAGGTAAGATCCCAAACTACTGGGCAATTGCACTTGTTTGCGCACTCCCTCTTGTAAGGCCTGCGTTTTATTGGATGCTTGGCCGTTCAAAACACGGTGAAGTACTGCCTCTTTTCGGCTTTTTCTTTGCACTTGTGGTTGGTTACCATGCATTTGAATTTGCGGGTTTAAAAGGTGATTTAGGTGCATTGATTATTGGTATGATTTTAGCGCCTCACAAAAAAGCAGGTGAACTTTCAAAAGCCTTATTAAGTTTTAAGGATCTCTTCTTAGTCGGCTTCTTTTTAACAATTGGTCTCAATGCAGAGCTAACGTTACATGCGCTGATGGTCGCCACCATTTTAATCCTGGTGTTACCACTTAAGATCCTACTGTATTACGTTCTAACCAATGCATTTCATTTGCGCGCGCGCACATCCCTACTCGGTGCATTTTCGCTATCAAATTACAGTGAATTTGGTTTAATTGTTTGTGCCTTAGCGGTATCGAGTGGCTGGCTCACCGGTGAATGGCTAGCAGTAGTGGCTATTGCGGTATCAATTACATTTATTGCGGCGTCTCCACTTAACAAAAAATCAAATGAGTTGTATGTCAAATTCGAAAACTACTTATTAAAGTTTGAGTCTGAAAAACGCCTCGCTGAAGAAATGCCAGTGAATTTAAATCAAACAAAAATTCTTATTTTTGGTATGGGCCGTGTCGGAACGGGTGCATATGAAACCATTGCACAAACGTATCCGAACTCTGTTGCAGGTGTGGATATCAACCCTGAAACGGTAGAAAGACATACTAATCGCGGTCGATTTGCCATTCTTGCCGATGCAACTGACCCCGACTTTTGGAATCGAATCAATCACTCTGAAGTAGAAATGGTAATGCTTGCAATGCCCAAACATGCTCAGAATATATTTGCTTTGGAGCGCCTAAAAGCATCGGGCTTTACCGGGCAAGTAACAGCTATTGCCAATTACCCCGATCAACAAAAAGAGCTTGAAGATATGGGTGTACACTCAACGTTTAACTTCTATCTAGAAGCGGGTAGCGGTTTTGCAGAGCACGTAAAAGAAAAAGTATTTTCTATACCGAATTCACAAAGGTAA
- a CDS encoding DUF3313 domain-containing protein has translation MYSSKLFIKSAVLLLLTGCSLTTKDIKNGYLASYSNLTTLADENTGYHQRWVSRDISRKLAPFEPESVYIAPVIYYPQLQHHEQIDHQAATKLQRYLDMRMKYIVSQYFPISPVKGENVMVIEPAITAVKISLEDLSPLEVIPFRAVISAVNLSLGGRDRDVEIRLETKIKNGLNDKLLATSVLGGQGLQIENSSEKLSLSHLTQLIESWCFAWDQQLKAYKQRLDENA, from the coding sequence ATGTATTCATCAAAACTGTTTATAAAAAGTGCTGTTCTTTTACTGTTAACGGGTTGTTCTCTAACTACAAAAGACATTAAAAATGGCTACTTAGCCAGTTATAGTAACCTGACCACCTTAGCGGATGAAAATACTGGATATCATCAGCGCTGGGTATCTCGAGATATCTCTCGAAAACTGGCCCCTTTCGAACCTGAATCGGTCTACATTGCCCCTGTAATTTACTACCCACAGCTGCAGCATCACGAGCAAATTGATCATCAGGCTGCGACAAAGTTACAACGTTATTTAGATATGCGAATGAAATATATTGTTTCACAATATTTTCCTATCTCTCCTGTAAAAGGTGAGAATGTAATGGTGATTGAACCCGCTATCACGGCAGTAAAGATTTCGTTGGAAGATTTATCTCCACTTGAAGTAATCCCATTTCGTGCTGTTATCTCTGCGGTAAATTTATCCTTGGGTGGACGAGACCGTGATGTCGAAATACGCCTTGAAACGAAAATTAAAAATGGCTTAAACGATAAGTTGCTTGCCACTTCAGTGCTTGGCGGACAAGGTTTACAAATAGAAAATAGTAGTGAAAAGCTCTCATTAAGCCATCTAACACAGTTAATTGAAAGCTGGTGTTTTGCGTGGGATCAACAACTAAAGGCTTATAAGCAGAGACTGGACGAGAATGCATAG
- a CDS encoding sporulation protein yields the protein MFKKVLASIGIGAAKVDTVLHTEHLQPGQKFSAEVIITAGDVEQDISGLELALMTKVKVESDEGDYFADHVLEKWSIVDQRTLTPGEELRIPFEARLHSETPITQISQGLNQSVVWIATGLNIDFALDATDRDPVYVYPNEAVKAFMQAMEKLGYKLVKSDVEKGYLRTSNFNSTSGCYQELEYKPAGLKVFGPKEVELSFVPEAHKTHVLIEIDRMFGSDGYVDLTIEHDQVNLSQICDQLEHIFG from the coding sequence ATGTTCAAAAAAGTTCTCGCATCTATCGGTATTGGTGCGGCAAAAGTGGATACTGTGCTACATACTGAGCATTTACAGCCAGGGCAAAAGTTTTCAGCAGAAGTAATTATTACTGCGGGTGATGTAGAGCAAGATATTTCAGGGTTAGAACTCGCCCTAATGACCAAGGTAAAGGTTGAATCGGACGAGGGTGATTACTTTGCGGATCATGTGCTAGAGAAGTGGTCGATTGTTGATCAGCGTACCTTAACCCCAGGGGAAGAATTGCGTATCCCGTTTGAAGCACGCCTTCATTCTGAGACACCGATTACGCAAATCTCCCAGGGTTTAAATCAGAGTGTGGTGTGGATTGCAACTGGGTTAAACATTGATTTTGCCCTTGATGCGACTGATCGTGACCCAGTTTATGTATATCCTAACGAGGCCGTGAAAGCGTTTATGCAGGCAATGGAAAAGCTAGGTTACAAACTAGTTAAAAGTGATGTTGAAAAAGGCTACCTGCGTACCTCAAACTTCAATTCAACTTCTGGGTGCTATCAAGAGTTAGAATATAAACCGGCTGGTTTGAAAGTATTTGGTCCGAAAGAGGTGGAGCTTTCATTTGTACCAGAAGCGCACAAAACGCATGTATTGATTGAAATTGATCGCATGTTTGGCTCTGATGGTTATGTTGACCTAACAATTGAGCACGATCAGGTAAATTTAAGCCAAATTTGCGATCAGCTAGAGCATATTTTTGGTTAA
- a CDS encoding GNAT family N-acetyltransferase — protein sequence MTKFYSKSFNELSALELYNLMKLRVDVFVVEQNCPYEELDGLDTAQQTQHILGYDNNELVAYARCLAPNTSYENSAAIGRVLVKQSHRGKGLAQAVVSLAKDICVSHWPDNGIEISAQCYLTDFYEAQGFKIVGEQYLEDGIPHIHMIAV from the coding sequence ATGACGAAATTTTACAGTAAATCGTTTAATGAACTGTCGGCACTCGAGTTATACAACTTAATGAAGCTCAGAGTGGATGTATTTGTCGTTGAGCAAAATTGTCCGTATGAAGAGCTTGATGGATTAGACACAGCACAACAAACACAACATATTTTAGGCTATGACAACAATGAACTTGTGGCCTATGCACGTTGTTTAGCACCCAATACAAGTTATGAAAACAGTGCTGCAATTGGTCGTGTACTGGTTAAACAGTCTCATCGCGGAAAAGGTTTAGCACAGGCTGTTGTGTCCCTTGCTAAAGATATTTGTGTTAGTCATTGGCCTGATAATGGCATTGAGATTTCAGCGCAGTGCTACTTAACTGACTTTTATGAGGCTCAAGGCTTTAAAATTGTTGGGGAACAATATTTAGAAGATGGTATTCCACATATTCATATGATTGCTGTTTAG
- a CDS encoding sodium-dependent transporter: MGASRGEFTSRLGFIMAAAGSAVGLGNIWGFPTQTATNGGAAFVLVYLILAFCLAYPAFMAEILIGRYGQANAVTSLEKISRTQMQKRFAFIVGFGGIVCAALILSFYGILAGWMTSYAVESGATIIGATSVAEWAVSDSIARNIFFCAVFMFLTVIIIRNGVEDGIEKWSKRLMPAMIGLLILLIIYVLTLDGADKGLEAYLNPDISRVLDPDLLISALGQAFFSLSLGTSVMVIYGSYISKKENMVTIGAQVTFIDVSIAFLAGLLVIPAMYVALEQGVQIFAEDGSLLAGPTLVFQVLPSLFDSMGQLGVFVGLAFFILMSIAALTSSISMLEGPVSFLVERHNIERKTATTWTGIGILAISFVIIFNIGTMLDFVATLATEYGQPIIAMLCCVFAGWIWQRNSLIEEIKQGNEQVESTLFWKIWPWYTKFVCPLAIAAVFIHSFI; encoded by the coding sequence ATGGGTGCTTCACGTGGAGAGTTTACCTCTCGACTCGGTTTTATTATGGCTGCCGCAGGTAGCGCGGTAGGTCTTGGCAACATTTGGGGATTCCCAACACAAACTGCAACAAATGGTGGTGCAGCATTTGTTTTAGTTTATTTAATATTAGCGTTTTGTTTAGCCTACCCTGCTTTTATGGCTGAGATCCTGATTGGACGCTACGGCCAAGCAAATGCGGTGACTTCATTAGAAAAGATATCTCGCACGCAAATGCAAAAAAGGTTTGCGTTTATTGTGGGTTTTGGCGGGATTGTATGTGCTGCCCTAATTTTAAGCTTTTATGGTATTTTAGCAGGCTGGATGACATCTTATGCCGTTGAGTCTGGCGCCACTATTATTGGCGCTACAAGTGTTGCTGAATGGGCTGTAAGTGACAGCATTGCACGTAATATCTTCTTCTGTGCTGTGTTTATGTTTTTAACGGTCATTATTATTCGTAATGGCGTTGAAGACGGTATAGAAAAATGGTCAAAACGTTTAATGCCCGCAATGATTGGCCTGCTAATCCTACTTATAATTTACGTATTAACACTTGATGGCGCTGATAAAGGCTTAGAAGCCTATCTGAACCCTGATATTTCACGTGTTCTTGATCCAGACTTACTCATAAGCGCACTTGGTCAAGCATTCTTCTCATTGTCACTGGGTACAAGTGTCATGGTTATTTACGGCTCCTATATCTCTAAAAAAGAGAACATGGTAACTATCGGTGCGCAAGTGACCTTTATCGATGTATCGATTGCGTTTTTAGCTGGTTTGCTTGTTATTCCAGCAATGTATGTTGCATTAGAACAAGGTGTTCAAATTTTCGCGGAAGATGGTAGCTTGCTCGCTGGCCCTACTCTCGTCTTCCAAGTATTACCTAGCTTGTTCGATTCAATGGGGCAACTAGGTGTATTTGTTGGCTTAGCTTTCTTTATTTTAATGTCGATTGCCGCACTAACATCTTCAATTTCGATGTTAGAAGGCCCTGTTTCTTTCTTAGTAGAACGCCATAATATTGAGCGTAAAACAGCAACAACATGGACAGGAATCGGTATTCTCGCCATTAGTTTCGTGATTATCTTTAACATTGGTACCATGCTTGATTTTGTTGCAACGTTAGCAACAGAATATGGCCAACCAATCATTGCGATGCTGTGCTGTGTATTTGCAGGTTGGATTTGGCAACGTAACTCTCTGATTGAAGAAATTAAACAGGGTAATGAACAGGTTGAATCAACGCTATTTTGGAAAATTTGGCCTTGGTATACTAAGTTTGTCTGCCCATTGGCAATTGCAGCGGTGTTTATTCATTCATTTATCTAA
- a CDS encoding ATP-binding protein, with protein MKKLYISLITGALISSFILGWLIDSLSAPPSNLDNFKLEKQVLAGVVSEMAQHPSDQHQAWLNRFAESSHFSLSYHDNAELALPIELHSQLLIPGGITLEDELGFYLIQTSEALADHHVQLRVEKPPMPANRTDLFLTVGFYLGICIFMWWWLAPLTKRLSLLNKATAQFANGNLDARINLTGLSYIRELETSYNRMADQIQQLIEENQLLASSMSHDIRTPLACLRFGLDAAIDSHDSEKIKHYLARMEGDLDQMESMLNRYLEYATLEQKSYQISPTSISSSELFENCVHQVAPKLQAQSIKLDIKAEDYLLYVDPHWLARAIVNLLSNATDFAKTRITISTTQTHSDTYIEIEDDGPGIDEENLDNVLKPFFQQESHRNRAAKNFGLGLAIVAKVIAWHFGEIKVSRSKSLGGAKFTLRLPHRCHLKNKTGTW; from the coding sequence ATGAAGAAACTCTATATCAGCCTGATCACAGGTGCATTAATATCATCCTTTATCCTTGGCTGGCTGATAGACTCATTAAGTGCTCCACCCAGTAATCTAGATAATTTTAAACTTGAGAAGCAAGTACTTGCCGGTGTGGTGTCTGAGATGGCTCAACACCCAAGCGACCAACATCAAGCGTGGTTGAACCGCTTTGCTGAATCGAGCCACTTTAGTTTAAGCTATCATGATAATGCGGAATTAGCTTTACCAATTGAACTTCACTCACAATTGCTGATCCCTGGTGGGATTACACTTGAAGATGAATTAGGCTTTTATTTAATTCAAACCAGTGAGGCATTAGCGGATCACCATGTTCAGCTTCGCGTTGAAAAGCCCCCGATGCCTGCTAATCGAACTGATTTATTTTTAACTGTTGGTTTTTATCTTGGCATCTGTATCTTCATGTGGTGGTGGCTTGCGCCATTAACGAAACGTTTGAGTCTGCTGAACAAAGCAACCGCCCAATTTGCCAACGGCAACTTGGATGCGCGCATCAACTTAACTGGGCTTAGTTATATCCGCGAACTTGAAACCAGTTACAATCGAATGGCTGACCAAATTCAGCAATTGATTGAAGAAAACCAGTTATTAGCATCAAGTATGTCTCACGACATTCGCACGCCGCTTGCTTGCCTAAGATTTGGCCTAGATGCAGCAATTGACAGTCATGACTCTGAAAAAATTAAGCATTATCTGGCGCGAATGGAAGGTGATTTGGATCAGATGGAGTCGATGCTTAATCGTTATTTAGAGTATGCAACCTTAGAGCAAAAATCATATCAGATTTCACCAACATCGATCTCCAGTTCAGAGTTATTTGAGAACTGTGTCCATCAAGTAGCACCCAAACTACAAGCACAATCAATCAAATTAGATATAAAAGCAGAAGATTATCTACTGTATGTTGACCCTCACTGGTTAGCACGCGCTATTGTGAATTTACTTAGTAACGCGACTGATTTTGCCAAAACACGTATTACTATCAGCACCACTCAAACACACAGCGATACCTATATAGAGATTGAAGATGACGGTCCAGGCATTGATGAAGAAAACCTCGATAACGTATTGAAACCCTTTTTTCAGCAAGAAAGTCACCGTAACCGCGCAGCCAAAAATTTTGGCTTAGGACTGGCAATTGTAGCAAAAGTGATAGCTTGGCATTTTGGTGAAATTAAAGTGTCGCGCTCTAAGTCACTAGGGGGTGCAAAGTTTACTTTACGCCTGCCTCATCGCTGTCATTTAAAAAACAAAACAGGCACTTGGTAA
- a CDS encoding response regulator — MDVAKKILLVEDDTSLAQWVSEYLVEQGFEVVLCQRGDEAVQAVKKHNPDLVLLDLMLPGKDGMSVCRDLRVFFHQPIIMMTAKGDEIDEVLGLEVGASDYVIKPVRPRVLLARINAVLREKQGNSDTNTDEISIGSLQIDTLSRDVFMNKEKLALSNAEYSLLFFLASNADQILDRDSVFLATKGREYDGLDRSVDVLISALRKKIGDDPQSPNKIKTIWGKGYLFVSQAW; from the coding sequence ATGGATGTTGCAAAGAAAATACTATTAGTTGAAGACGACACATCCCTCGCCCAATGGGTGAGTGAGTATTTAGTTGAGCAAGGTTTCGAAGTTGTGTTATGCCAACGTGGCGACGAAGCAGTACAGGCAGTTAAAAAACACAACCCTGATCTAGTACTGCTTGATCTTATGCTACCTGGTAAAGATGGTATGAGTGTGTGCCGAGATCTACGTGTGTTTTTCCACCAGCCAATTATTATGATGACAGCTAAAGGTGACGAAATAGATGAAGTGCTTGGCCTTGAAGTAGGCGCAAGTGATTATGTCATTAAACCTGTTCGTCCGCGTGTTTTGCTGGCTCGCATTAATGCTGTACTCAGAGAAAAACAAGGTAACTCCGATACAAACACCGATGAAATCAGCATTGGCAGTTTACAAATCGATACCCTATCGCGCGATGTATTTATGAATAAAGAAAAGCTTGCGCTGTCTAATGCCGAGTATTCATTATTGTTTTTCTTAGCTTCAAATGCAGATCAAATTCTCGATCGCGATAGTGTGTTTTTAGCCACTAAAGGGCGTGAATACGATGGTTTAGATCGCAGCGTTGATGTCCTTATTTCTGCGCTTCGCAAGAAAATTGGTGATGACCCACAAAGCCCAAATAAAATCAAAACCATTTGGGGGAAAGGCTACTTATTTGTTAGCCAAGCTTGGTAA
- a CDS encoding DUF3019 domain-containing protein has product MYFNLKFILIKLKLAALFVVANGSFASTELPVNNPFANPELAIFPEKCVALRQGKHCYTKLKFQWHAPVRGDYCIRTVSDQKLIRCWYNSTFGELESEFNSPDAKRYELVEIGSGQVSEQVEMKVNWVYTNKRKKRRWRLF; this is encoded by the coding sequence ATGTATTTTAACCTTAAGTTTATCTTAATAAAGCTCAAGCTGGCAGCACTTTTCGTTGTCGCTAACGGGAGTTTTGCGAGTACTGAATTACCGGTAAATAACCCGTTTGCTAATCCTGAGCTTGCTATCTTTCCAGAGAAGTGTGTAGCTCTTCGCCAAGGCAAGCACTGTTACACTAAATTGAAGTTTCAATGGCACGCACCTGTTCGCGGCGATTATTGTATTCGCACGGTAAGTGATCAAAAACTCATTCGCTGTTGGTATAACAGCACATTTGGCGAATTAGAAAGCGAATTTAACTCACCTGATGCAAAACGCTATGAACTGGTTGAAATTGGTTCAGGCCAAGTCAGTGAACAAGTAGAAATGAAAGTAAATTGGGTTTACACCAATAAACGTAAAAAGCGTCGATGGAGGCTGTTTTAA